Proteins from one Corynebacterium epidermidicanis genomic window:
- a CDS encoding YhgE/Pip domain-containing protein, producing MNLFHFGTEIRRFAHGKLPKAAFAVLVLLPLIFGGLFPWAYWDPIGGMKDMPVAIVNSDEGADILGQHINAGAEIQSELLKNDRVNFISATAEEASRGVADGTFYFALELPTDFSRSVASVQSDNPHPAKLNTIYNNTNGLIATALGNQVTNQVVSTVDAELGSQVTDKLLVGFNTIGAGMQQAAEGSGKLHDGVGTAREGADKLATGSGELAKGANELDQGAAKLATGAAELDQGIKKASAGATQLNTGMTKLGGATDQLGNGASQISAGVDQIVSLAQNAGTAQAQLTAPLVNISTQLKTLDVPAALDLAAQVDGLIAQANSQGVGPDSDIQAKLTQLKNGAATLAFQLSDPTAEYRAGLAQATDASAQLAQGLTQLSDGSGKLVVGTQTLNDGTTKLAGGASQLTVGANALRDGLVQLDEGSGELSLKLSDGAQKVPELSDTRRAETSQVIGKSVITSNTGQELTKFGVGLTPFFASLAMFMGGTIMFLVLRPFQRRAVDSGMFPVRAALASWFPAITIGCLQATAVWAVLTFLLGVNAAHSLGLWIALCGISISFVSLTQSINALLGPSAGRVVCLVLMALQLVSSGGLYPPETQPKFLQWFHTFDPITYSVNLIRQMIIGSNSALDHRLGQSITVLVAVFVAGLTISSLCAYRDRLIPQRKLHPELKI from the coding sequence ATGAACCTCTTCCATTTCGGCACGGAGATTCGCCGCTTTGCCCACGGAAAACTCCCGAAAGCCGCATTCGCCGTCCTTGTGTTACTACCGCTGATCTTCGGCGGGCTGTTCCCTTGGGCCTATTGGGACCCGATCGGTGGCATGAAAGATATGCCAGTTGCCATTGTTAACTCGGACGAAGGTGCCGACATTCTAGGTCAGCACATCAACGCCGGTGCGGAAATCCAGTCCGAGCTGTTGAAGAATGATCGGGTGAACTTCATTTCGGCAACCGCTGAAGAAGCAAGTCGTGGCGTCGCGGACGGAACCTTCTACTTCGCGTTAGAACTGCCAACGGACTTCTCTCGCTCTGTGGCCTCGGTACAGTCTGACAATCCGCATCCGGCGAAGCTCAATACCATCTACAACAACACAAATGGGTTGATCGCAACCGCCCTGGGTAACCAGGTGACTAACCAAGTGGTGTCCACGGTGGATGCCGAGCTCGGTTCACAAGTTACCGATAAGCTGCTGGTGGGATTCAACACCATCGGTGCCGGGATGCAGCAAGCCGCGGAAGGATCCGGAAAGCTGCACGATGGGGTAGGCACTGCACGCGAAGGTGCCGACAAGCTGGCGACGGGCAGCGGAGAACTCGCCAAAGGTGCCAACGAGCTCGATCAAGGAGCAGCCAAGCTGGCGACTGGTGCCGCCGAGCTAGACCAAGGCATCAAGAAGGCATCCGCCGGGGCAACTCAATTGAACACGGGCATGACCAAGCTGGGCGGAGCAACCGACCAACTGGGCAACGGCGCGAGCCAAATTTCTGCCGGTGTGGATCAGATCGTCTCGCTCGCACAAAACGCGGGCACAGCACAGGCACAGCTCACCGCGCCACTAGTCAACATATCCACCCAGCTCAAAACACTGGACGTCCCAGCGGCTCTGGATCTCGCAGCGCAAGTTGATGGACTTATCGCCCAAGCCAATTCCCAAGGCGTCGGTCCGGACTCTGATATTCAAGCGAAGTTGACCCAGCTCAAGAACGGTGCAGCCACGTTGGCATTCCAACTTTCCGACCCCACCGCGGAATACCGCGCCGGTCTAGCGCAAGCCACGGACGCCTCTGCGCAACTGGCCCAAGGTCTCACTCAGCTTTCCGACGGCTCCGGGAAACTCGTCGTCGGTACGCAAACGCTTAACGACGGCACCACGAAACTCGCGGGTGGCGCATCGCAGCTCACTGTCGGCGCTAATGCCTTGCGTGATGGCTTGGTGCAGCTCGACGAAGGCAGTGGCGAGCTCAGCCTCAAGCTTTCCGACGGCGCCCAGAAGGTCCCTGAACTCAGCGACACTCGACGGGCGGAAACGTCACAGGTCATCGGCAAATCGGTTATCACGTCGAACACCGGTCAGGAACTGACCAAGTTCGGTGTCGGCCTCACGCCATTCTTCGCGTCCTTGGCGATGTTCATGGGGGGCACCATCATGTTCCTGGTGTTGCGACCGTTCCAACGACGTGCGGTTGACTCCGGTATGTTCCCAGTCCGCGCAGCGCTCGCGTCCTGGTTCCCGGCGATTACGATTGGTTGCTTGCAGGCCACAGCAGTGTGGGCAGTCCTCACGTTCCTACTAGGGGTCAACGCCGCTCATTCGCTGGGCTTATGGATCGCGCTTTGCGGCATCTCGATCTCTTTCGTCTCGCTAACCCAGTCGATCAATGCCTTGCTCGGCCCTTCGGCCGGACGCGTGGTGTGTTTGGTGCTGATGGCCTTGCAGCTTGTGTCTTCCGGTGGCCTGTACCCGCCCGAGACTCAGCCTAAGTTCCTGCAGTGGTTCCATACTTTTGATCCGATTACATATTCGGTGAACTTGATTCGACAGATGATTATCGGCTCGAATTCCGCGCTTGACCATCGCTTGGGACAATCGATAACTGTGCTGGTAGCAGTGTTTGTAGCCGGGCTCACAATTTCTTCCCTGTGCGCGTACCGGGACCGCTTGATCCCGCAGCGAAAGCTTCACCCAGAGCTAAAGATCTAG